The Deltaproteobacteria bacterium genome includes a window with the following:
- a CDS encoding PilZ domain-containing protein, translating to MTAQPTSTWRGSQSNHKVQPSRIGTVSTPSNTNKVRRKAMRQNTRGLRLNPAWIRAPRVSLDLEVRSKTIGTNTDYRLFTADVSRSGILLVWERESRVPFIVNTLIEMTIDPDGACLDKPVSCLGKVVRREATGTAGGHGTRLGVQIVQIEHGDQHAWEGCLSELEKRYGIEPEGKTVA from the coding sequence ATGACGGCCCAGCCAACCTCTACCTGGCGAGGATCGCAGAGCAATCACAAAGTCCAGCCATCCCGAATTGGGACGGTGTCTACACCTTCAAACACAAATAAAGTAAGGAGGAAAGCTATGCGACAGAATACCCGGGGCTTACGCCTAAACCCAGCTTGGATTAGAGCGCCGCGCGTGAGTCTTGATCTCGAGGTGCGCTCGAAGACGATCGGCACCAACACTGATTACCGGCTCTTTACTGCTGACGTTTCACGCTCAGGCATCTTACTTGTGTGGGAGCGCGAGAGCCGCGTCCCATTCATCGTCAATACCCTCATTGAAATGACCATCGACCCTGATGGAGCTTGCCTCGACAAGCCGGTTAGTTGCCTCGGCAAAGTGGTCAGACGGGAAGCCACAGGCACCGCTGGTGGCCACGGCACTAGACTCGGCGTGCAGATCGTGCAAATTGAGCATGGCGATCAGCATGCATGGGAAGGCTGCCTCAGCGAATTAGAGAAGCGCTACGGCATCGAGCCTGAAGGCAAGACTGTGGCTTGA
- a CDS encoding STAS domain-containing protein, producing MDLVPENLGGAVVFNLNSSCGSNKAVCGNCGDFAVAIHNWLMNTEVRYVLLDLQDEKEICPAFLEEIMQLARRLRIPFLFAGVMDKPRRILESYDFTNKWPTFVTPEEAIAFLEDKHPGTTKVSLEGLEFGVAIATSRARNAVLTDGGEAEAEAAE from the coding sequence ATGGATCTCGTTCCAGAAAACCTTGGCGGCGCCGTCGTTTTCAACCTCAACAGCTCGTGCGGCTCCAACAAAGCTGTTTGTGGCAACTGCGGTGACTTTGCCGTGGCCATTCACAATTGGCTGATGAACACCGAGGTTCGCTACGTCTTGCTTGATCTGCAGGATGAAAAAGAAATCTGCCCAGCCTTCCTCGAGGAGATCATGCAGCTCGCCCGTCGCCTCAGGATTCCGTTCCTGTTCGCTGGCGTTATGGACAAGCCTCGTCGCATCCTCGAGTCCTACGACTTCACCAATAAGTGGCCGACGTTTGTCACCCCCGAAGAGGCGATTGCCTTCTTGGAGGACAAGCACCCCGGCACCACCAAGGTATCGCTCGAGGGCTTAGAGTTTGGTGTAGCCATCGCGACCAGTCGAGCTCGTAACGCCGTGCTGACTGATGGCGGAGAGGCCGAGGCTGAGGCGGCGGAGTGA
- the speD gene encoding adenosylmethionine decarboxylase, with protein sequence MHRMSPRQALKLAGFNNLTKSLSFNLYDFCVARNESERQSYIDYVSERFHAKKITSVLTGICGIIEAQVLAVSDQNYEPWGASSMVLMSDSKGGGGTLPATHVQGAAMHLDKSHICAHTYPDFHGGGTICSFRIDIDISTCGEISPLRALNFMFERFDADVVVIDYSVRGFTRDHEGRRIYMDHQVKSIQDYIAPEILNDYYCVDLALHSDNIWQTKMLRMQQDTMSYFRDPIDPNAQDIRAYMDAINREMRGVLHMWPE encoded by the coding sequence ATGCACCGGATGTCACCGCGGCAGGCGCTGAAACTTGCTGGTTTCAACAACCTCACCAAGAGCCTCAGCTTCAACCTCTATGATTTTTGTGTGGCGCGTAACGAATCGGAACGCCAATCGTATATCGATTATGTGAGTGAACGGTTCCACGCCAAAAAGATCACCTCGGTGCTGACTGGCATTTGCGGGATTATCGAGGCCCAGGTGCTCGCCGTCTCGGACCAAAACTATGAGCCATGGGGTGCTAGCTCGATGGTCCTGATGTCGGACAGTAAGGGCGGCGGCGGCACCTTACCGGCCACACATGTCCAAGGTGCTGCTATGCACCTTGATAAGAGCCATATCTGCGCGCATACCTATCCCGACTTTCACGGTGGTGGGACTATCTGCTCGTTCCGCATCGACATTGATATTTCCACTTGCGGTGAGATCTCGCCACTCAGGGCACTGAATTTTATGTTTGAGCGTTTTGATGCTGATGTCGTCGTCATCGATTATTCGGTACGGGGATTTACACGGGATCATGAAGGGCGCCGTATCTATATGGATCATCAGGTCAAAAGTATTCAGGACTACATCGCTCCTGAGATCCTGAACGACTATTACTGCGTCGACCTTGCCCTGCACTCGGACAATATCTGGCAGACTAAAATGCTACGCATGCAGCAGGATACGATGAGTTACTTCCGCGATCCTATCGATCCTAATGCCCAAGACATCCGCGCCTACATGGATGCCATTAACCGCGAGATGCGGGGTGTGCTCCACATGTGGCCAGAGTAA
- the proC gene encoding pyrroline-5-carboxylate reductase, whose translation MATTSDSKSTRSHKSAAVLIIGAGNMGGALAKGLSDSGFTVAVHDIHSARVDELCKKYDVRAVTTPEVELANIDALIFCVKPQDLVTVTQPLAGKIRPNTLVVSILAGTPIAAIEETLRFQGGVVRAMPNIAATVHAAATGMSASPACTDDQKILAERIFRAIGEADWIKEPLLDAVTGLSGSGPAYLYMVIEALTDGGVKMGIPRAQAARLATQTVLGSALLVKETGLHPAILRDQVTTPGGTTISAIHELEDRGLRAMLISAVETATKRSAALRSK comes from the coding sequence ATGGCAACGACCAGCGACAGCAAGAGCACACGGAGTCACAAAAGCGCAGCAGTCCTCATCATCGGCGCTGGTAATATGGGCGGCGCTCTCGCTAAGGGCCTTAGTGATTCGGGATTCACCGTAGCCGTGCACGATATCCATAGTGCGCGCGTCGATGAGCTGTGCAAAAAATATGACGTGCGGGCAGTCACCACGCCTGAGGTTGAATTAGCTAACATTGATGCGCTGATCTTCTGTGTGAAACCACAAGACTTGGTCACTGTCACCCAGCCTCTAGCCGGCAAGATTCGGCCCAATACCCTAGTAGTGAGCATACTCGCCGGCACTCCCATCGCTGCGATTGAAGAAACGCTGCGATTTCAAGGCGGCGTCGTCCGGGCGATGCCCAATATAGCCGCGACCGTACACGCCGCTGCCACCGGTATGAGTGCCAGTCCTGCATGTACGGACGACCAAAAGATTTTAGCGGAACGCATCTTTCGCGCCATTGGCGAAGCTGACTGGATTAAGGAACCGCTGCTCGACGCCGTGACTGGACTTTCGGGCAGTGGACCAGCATATCTTTACATGGTGATCGAGGCCTTGACCGACGGCGGCGTGAAGATGGGTATCCCACGGGCCCAAGCCGCGCGTCTTGCCACTCAGACGGTACTAGGCTCAGCGCTCCTCGTGAAGGAGACTGGCCTTCATCCAGCCATCCTACGCGATCAAGTAACGACACCAGGCGGCACCACCATCAGCGCCATCCATGAATTAGAAGACCGCGGTCTTCGGGCCATGCTAATCAGCGCCGTAGAGACTGCGACCAAAAGATCGGCGGCGCTGCGGAGCAAATAG
- a CDS encoding adenylate/guanylate cyclase domain-containing protein produces MAKLNMFKKRKGVLPLLAICLLISLTAMGTLYHHYSHPSDMSAIGMIENRLLDLRFRLRGPRAASGKVGILAIDEKSLQKFGRWPFARRHYAQIFANLKTLGVDWVGLDLVWSETERTLVEDVAPQLERLAKLDDGNWAAARAAISNIKDALGASPGDQSVHDTIARYGKVVLGYAFYGTRHESEQLGAEPFRGLDLMTESAIQGLILPDKQELDDYPDIRAYGLIANIPLIAQAGKNFAFFNNEISADGIYRWAQLVRNLNGQLMPSLSLKMAAAMTGREPVVFFDNYGVSEISLLNPADDTDIIKIPVDMVGRGRALINHLGYSQSIEHFSLADIYDMTLSDAQKQKLNGMSLILGPTAIGINDLRANPFTAAFDGVEQHATVIDNILSQTFMRRTESIFKTEMGVIAGIFLLFTPLMIFSSAAVSGMGVIVFLCGYYFFDKYYWFSRGEWVYIGMPMIQMLTLFISTTLYKYLTEEREKKKVKGAFSMYLSPDVISQVLDDPNALKLGGEKKELTVFFSDVRSFTTISESLSPEKLCELMNDYFTPMTAIILRSGGVLDKYIGDAVMAFWGAPLPVAGHAEVAAQSAIQMLFALDKLKADLKAKGFPTIDIGIGLNTGSMSVGNMGSNERFCYTVMGDAVNLGARLEGLTKEYGIKVMISEFTRAQIKRPDLFVRDLDDIRVKGKLEPVKVFELMRPDALPQEQAIKNLIGEFELGRAAYRQQDWPRAKRQFTSCLTIRPDDGPANLYLARIAEQSQSPAIPNWDGVYTFKHK; encoded by the coding sequence ATGGCCAAGTTGAATATGTTTAAAAAGCGCAAAGGTGTTTTACCACTCCTGGCAATCTGCCTCCTGATCAGTCTGACTGCGATGGGGACGCTCTACCACCATTACTCCCATCCTAGCGACATGAGCGCCATCGGCATGATTGAGAACCGTCTCTTGGACCTGCGCTTTCGCTTGCGCGGGCCTCGCGCTGCAAGCGGCAAGGTCGGCATTCTTGCGATTGACGAGAAGTCGCTACAAAAATTTGGCCGCTGGCCCTTTGCCAGACGCCACTACGCTCAGATTTTCGCCAATTTAAAAACGCTTGGTGTTGACTGGGTCGGTCTCGACTTGGTCTGGAGCGAAACCGAGCGCACTTTGGTCGAAGACGTCGCCCCTCAGCTCGAGCGCCTTGCTAAACTCGATGACGGTAACTGGGCCGCTGCGCGCGCCGCAATCAGCAACATCAAGGATGCACTTGGCGCCAGCCCGGGCGACCAGTCGGTCCATGACACCATTGCACGCTACGGCAAAGTTGTGCTCGGTTACGCGTTCTATGGTACGCGCCACGAGTCCGAGCAATTAGGTGCAGAACCCTTCCGCGGGTTAGATCTGATGACGGAATCAGCCATTCAGGGTCTGATTTTACCTGACAAACAAGAGCTCGATGATTATCCCGACATTCGCGCCTATGGGCTCATCGCCAACATCCCCCTGATCGCGCAGGCAGGAAAAAACTTCGCCTTCTTCAACAACGAAATCAGCGCCGACGGGATCTACCGCTGGGCGCAGCTTGTACGCAATCTCAACGGTCAACTGATGCCGTCCCTCAGCCTCAAGATGGCAGCAGCTATGACGGGACGGGAGCCGGTCGTTTTCTTCGACAACTACGGTGTCTCAGAAATTAGTTTACTCAATCCAGCCGACGATACCGATATCATCAAGATACCCGTTGATATGGTCGGTCGTGGGCGCGCACTCATCAATCATCTAGGCTACAGCCAGTCGATCGAGCACTTCAGCTTGGCCGACATCTACGATATGACGCTCAGCGACGCGCAGAAGCAAAAGCTAAACGGCATGAGTCTAATTCTCGGACCGACGGCGATTGGTATCAACGATCTCCGCGCCAATCCATTTACCGCGGCGTTTGACGGTGTCGAGCAGCATGCGACCGTGATCGACAATATCTTGTCGCAAACTTTTATGCGCCGCACTGAGAGTATATTCAAAACTGAGATGGGTGTGATCGCTGGGATATTTCTGCTCTTCACGCCACTCATGATCTTCAGCTCCGCTGCAGTTTCGGGCATGGGTGTCATCGTCTTTCTTTGTGGTTACTACTTCTTTGACAAGTATTACTGGTTTAGTCGCGGTGAATGGGTATACATCGGCATGCCGATGATACAAATGCTGACGCTGTTCATTAGCACCACACTCTATAAATACCTGACCGAAGAGCGCGAAAAGAAAAAGGTCAAAGGCGCCTTCAGCATGTACCTTAGTCCAGACGTCATCTCGCAGGTACTTGACGATCCAAATGCCCTGAAGCTTGGCGGCGAGAAAAAGGAGCTCACTGTATTCTTCTCAGACGTGCGCAGCTTCACCACAATCTCCGAAAGCTTATCGCCAGAAAAACTATGCGAGCTCATGAACGACTACTTCACCCCGATGACGGCGATCATTCTACGGTCAGGTGGCGTGCTCGATAAATACATCGGCGACGCCGTCATGGCCTTTTGGGGTGCACCGTTGCCGGTCGCGGGACACGCAGAAGTTGCCGCTCAATCAGCGATTCAGATGCTTTTTGCTCTCGATAAGCTCAAAGCTGATCTGAAAGCTAAGGGTTTCCCAACGATCGATATAGGTATCGGCCTCAACACTGGGTCGATGTCGGTTGGTAACATGGGATCTAACGAGCGCTTTTGCTACACCGTCATGGGCGATGCCGTAAACCTCGGGGCCCGCCTAGAGGGACTGACCAAGGAGTACGGCATTAAGGTCATGATCAGCGAGTTCACCCGAGCGCAAATCAAGCGCCCAGATTTATTCGTGCGCGATCTCGATGACATAAGAGTAAAAGGCAAATTGGAACCGGTCAAAGTCTTTGAGCTCATGCGTCCGGACGCATTACCGCAGGAGCAAGCGATCAAAAACCTGATCGGTGAATTCGAACTCGGTCGTGCTGCCTATCGCCAGCAGGATTGGCCGCGCGCCAAACGGCAGTTCACGAGTTGCCTCACTATTCGTCCGGATGACGGCCCAGCCAACCTCTACCTGGCGAGGATCGCAGAGCAATCACAAAGTCCAGCCATCCCGAATTGGGACGGTGTCTACACCTTCAAACACAAATAA